A region of Acidobacteriota bacterium DNA encodes the following proteins:
- a CDS encoding LptF/LptG family permease, whose translation MRLIERYLLKEIFPPTLLSLFIFSFLLLMNTILHLADLLIRRGVDLRHILQMMLYLTPSIVVFTIPIGVLLGIMVGLNRLVSDGEVTAILAGGISPYRFLRPIMIFALLFFLIDLWLMNYALPWGNQSFRELDFKILSGRIISGEVKPRVFNEDFPGKVLYISEVDEKTGLWKRVFIFDQGHPGESQVILAKEGLPIFEKRKRRLILELSEAKLYQTSNIDPEKRTSFANFKHMYLVLLSMPSLAELNLGKDERSMRADELREEIWRTRGESRLTGILINKSSEKKSLQIRLKFVQNSSEKEYTFPLSLLPKERKYISLPFIAPAFPQDSSSVIISLIFSGKLVFSREFTLNKLPPTLLRHLRINGDLIVASLGFQELNPKGNHFHFEVEYHKRYAIPFACLVFGILGFSFALKFRRSGKAGSYVIGLIVFVVYWAFFINGEAFGDKGIIPPFLGMWAANIFFGAIALLLLAKIKFSEGTRSSLLRFLSNQSLVFVSNIRKIFRNRRRAKRRRMINSEASFSFSKKIPFPSILDRYITKNFITIFFLVLFGVYSIFALVDFIEMNQEIEKNNLSHILLVDFFKFKLPQILIFIIPISILMATMVTLGIMAKNKETTAAKAGGISIYRLFIPFLVFALIGSGIVFLIQDRILPYSNQRLSEIIQIIKGAPPQTYRQAKGSRYLFGKGNRIFHHEGYDEEHGVIRRFTAYEFDQETLSLKEMIFALSLRWDKASGRWLSYNDGWLSRFSANKVTVKRFHKLRNHFPPEEPSYFSRIIREPEEMSFNELRLYIKELKGSGVDTTREEVELYWKTALPFLTLIITLIGLAFSLRGEKGGAITGIFFSITIVVIYWVFWSVFKNLGYLGILPPFLAAWSPNLIFGAGALYLILTLRT comes from the coding sequence ATGCGGTTAATTGAACGATATCTCTTAAAAGAGATCTTTCCTCCTACCTTGCTCTCCCTTTTTATCTTCAGCTTTTTGCTTCTTATGAACACCATTCTCCATTTGGCTGACCTTCTTATCCGCCGTGGAGTAGATTTGAGGCATATCCTTCAGATGATGCTCTATCTTACGCCAAGCATTGTCGTCTTTACCATCCCTATTGGGGTGCTACTTGGAATAATGGTGGGATTGAACAGACTCGTCTCCGACGGAGAAGTGACTGCTATCCTTGCTGGAGGGATCAGCCCCTATCGATTTCTCCGTCCCATTATGATATTTGCCCTTCTCTTCTTTCTCATCGATCTATGGCTAATGAACTACGCCCTTCCCTGGGGGAACCAATCATTTCGGGAACTCGATTTCAAGATCCTTTCCGGACGAATCATCTCAGGAGAAGTAAAACCAAGGGTATTCAATGAAGATTTTCCCGGAAAAGTCCTTTATATCTCGGAAGTAGACGAAAAAACTGGCTTGTGGAAACGAGTATTCATATTCGACCAGGGACATCCTGGCGAGTCCCAGGTGATCCTGGCCAAAGAAGGGCTCCCTATTTTTGAGAAGCGAAAGAGGCGTCTTATCTTGGAACTATCCGAAGCGAAACTATATCAGACCTCTAACATCGATCCAGAAAAAAGAACAAGCTTCGCCAACTTCAAACATATGTATTTGGTGCTTCTTTCTATGCCTTCGTTAGCTGAGTTGAACTTAGGAAAGGATGAACGCTCTATGCGAGCGGATGAGTTAAGGGAAGAGATATGGAGAACGCGAGGTGAAAGCAGATTAACAGGAATATTAATAAACAAAAGCAGTGAAAAAAAATCTCTTCAAATTAGATTAAAATTTGTCCAAAATTCCTCAGAGAAGGAGTATACCTTCCCCCTTTCCCTCTTACCCAAGGAGAGGAAGTATATTTCTCTGCCGTTTATCGCCCCCGCCTTTCCCCAAGATAGCTCTTCCGTAATTATTTCTCTTATTTTTTCGGGAAAACTTGTTTTTTCTCGAGAATTTACTTTAAACAAACTCCCCCCTACCCTTCTCCGTCATCTTCGAATAAATGGTGATTTGATCGTAGCCAGTCTTGGCTTTCAAGAATTGAACCCAAAAGGCAACCATTTCCATTTTGAGGTAGAATATCACAAAAGATATGCCATCCCCTTTGCTTGTCTCGTCTTCGGCATCCTTGGGTTTAGCTTTGCCCTCAAATTCCGGCGGAGTGGAAAGGCAGGAAGCTATGTTATTGGACTTATTGTTTTTGTTGTCTATTGGGCTTTTTTCATCAATGGCGAAGCATTCGGGGACAAAGGAATAATTCCTCCCTTCCTTGGAATGTGGGCGGCCAATATCTTTTTTGGAGCCATTGCCCTCCTCCTGTTAGCCAAAATAAAGTTTAGCGAAGGAACCAGATCTTCTTTACTTAGATTTCTTAGCAACCAATCGTTGGTATTCGTAAGCAACATTCGAAAGATCTTTAGAAATCGACGAAGAGCGAAAAGGAGAAGAATGATTAATAGCGAAGCCTCCTTCTCTTTTTCTAAAAAAATCCCCTTCCCCAGCATACTCGATCGGTATATAACCAAGAATTTCATCACTATCTTCTTCTTAGTACTATTCGGGGTGTATTCCATATTTGCCTTAGTAGATTTCATAGAAATGAACCAAGAAATAGAGAAAAATAACCTATCACACATCCTTCTTGTCGATTTTTTCAAATTCAAGTTACCTCAAATACTTATCTTTATTATTCCGATCTCCATCCTAATGGCGACTATGGTTACTTTGGGAATTATGGCGAAAAACAAAGAAACAACAGCAGCTAAGGCGGGAGGTATAAGCATTTATCGCCTTTTCATCCCCTTTCTTGTATTTGCCTTAATAGGAAGCGGAATAGTCTTCCTCATCCAGGATCGGATCCTTCCTTACTCCAATCAACGACTTAGTGAGATAATCCAGATAATTAAAGGAGCTCCTCCTCAAACCTACCGTCAGGCAAAAGGAAGCCGGTACCTATTCGGTAAGGGTAACCGGATCTTCCACCATGAAGGGTACGACGAAGAGCACGGAGTCATCAGAAGATTCACTGCCTACGAATTTGATCAGGAAACTCTTTCCCTTAAAGAAATGATATTCGCCCTCTCACTCAGATGGGACAAGGCATCCGGTAGATGGTTAAGTTACAATGATGGTTGGCTCTCTCGTTTTTCAGCCAATAAGGTAACCGTTAAGAGGTTCCATAAATTAAGAAACCACTTTCCCCCTGAGGAACCTTCCTATTTTAGTCGGATAATTCGAGAACCAGAGGAAATGAGTTTTAATGAATTGAGGCTCTACATAAAAGAACTCAAAGGATCGGGCGTAGATACCACCAGGGAAGAAGTGGAGCTATATTGGAAGACAGCTTTACCCTTCCTTACCCTGATCATCACCCTCATTGGTCTTGCTTTTTCCCTAAGGGGAGAAAAGGGAGGAGCGATAACGGGTATCTTCTTTAGCATAACCATAGTAGTAATCTACTGGGTTTTCTGGAGTGTCTTTAAAAACCTGGGCTATCTTGGAATACTCCCCCCCTTTCTCGCCGCCTGGAGCCCAAATCTCATCTTTGGAGCAGGAGCATTATATCTCATCCTCACCTTAAGAACTTAA
- a CDS encoding methyltransferase domain-containing protein produces MVVKPLLKHIIPKPLHPLAKRVYTKLKRLWYFGFKFTCPCCGGHFRKFLPYGVQPRPNALCPKCGSLERHRLLWLYLKNRTNFFQKRLKVLDIAPMPFFKEKCEALPNIDYISADIVSPLAMVRMDVQEIPFPDDQFDCIICYHVLEHLLDDQKAMGELYRVLKPGGWAIIQSPIDINREKTYEDPSLPPEERGRIFGGREHIRIYGRDYKDRLEKAGFVVKIDSYVRQLGDSTIKKYGLMKGEDIYFCSKPR; encoded by the coding sequence ATGGTAGTAAAACCACTACTTAAACACATCATCCCTAAGCCCCTCCATCCTTTGGCTAAACGGGTTTACACAAAGCTCAAGAGGCTATGGTACTTTGGGTTCAAGTTCACCTGTCCTTGTTGTGGAGGACACTTCCGAAAATTTCTCCCCTACGGGGTCCAGCCAAGACCAAACGCCTTATGCCCTAAATGTGGCTCCTTGGAACGTCATCGCCTCCTTTGGCTCTATTTGAAGAATAGAACCAATTTCTTCCAGAAGAGGCTGAAGGTCCTTGATATTGCTCCGATGCCCTTTTTTAAGGAGAAATGTGAGGCTCTTCCTAACATCGACTATATCAGTGCCGATATAGTCTCTCCTTTGGCTATGGTAAGGATGGATGTTCAAGAGATACCTTTTCCTGATGATCAATTTGACTGTATTATATGCTACCATGTTCTTGAGCACCTTCTTGATGACCAAAAGGCTATGGGGGAATTATACCGTGTTTTGAAACCAGGAGGCTGGGCAATAATCCAATCTCCTATTGACATAAATCGGGAAAAAACCTACGAGGATCCGAGCCTTCCTCCGGAAGAGCGGGGGCGTATTTTCGGAGGCAGGGAGCATATAAGGATATATGGGAGAGATTACAAAGATAGACTTGAGAAAGCGGGTTTTGTGGTGAAAATCGATAGTTATGTGCGGCAGTTAGGAGATTCTACAATTAAAAAATACGGTTTGATGAAAGGTGAGGACATATATTTCTGTTCAAAACCCCGATAG
- a CDS encoding S9 family peptidase, producing the protein MGKNYNNSLTTAGRRVLLWASLLLIGGVVFAFSSAFSQTVGKDTGLLSIERIYASREFSAKYFRARWLEDGNGYVVLEPSKEIKGGRDIVRYDAKTGKREVLVSASKLIPTGGSKPLRIDDFAFSPDFKYLLIYTNSKRVWRRNTRGDYYVLDLKNWELKKLGGDAKPSTLMFAKFSPDSKKVAYVREHNIYVEDLEDHRIIQLTKDGSDTIINGTFDWVYEEEFSLRDGFRWSPDSRFIAYWQLDSSKVKIFYLINYTDSLYPKLIPIRYPKAGTTNSACRVGVISASGGKTVWMKVPGDPRNQYIAQMDWAKSPKEIIFQVLNRKQNTDRVMIGDALTGEVRTILTERDNAWVEVVDRIYWLDKGKRFIWVSERDGWRHLYVVSRDGRDVSCITPGPYDVISIANVDEKDGWVYFIASPDDPLRRYLYRVRLDGKGKLQRITPMSQSGTHSYQISRNSRWAFHTFSKKFIPPTVDLIELPSHKVVRTLVRNDKLKKKVEALKHRPIEFFRVDIGNGVVLDGYQIKPYNFDPGKKYPVLFYVYGEPAGQIVRDAWGGRTDLWHLMIAQRGYIVMALDNRGTPCPRGREWRKCIYGKIGVLNSADQAAAVRKIIRRWSYVDPERIGVWGWSGGGSMTLNLLFRYPDLYKTGMAVAPVPDIRLYDTIYQERYTGLPSENKEAYIKGSPITFAHQLKGNLLVVHGTGDDNVHFQGTAKLINELIKNNKQFSVMIYPNRSHGIFEGKNTTVHLRTLLLRYLLKHLPPGPR; encoded by the coding sequence ATGGGGAAAAACTACAATAACAGCTTAACCACCGCTGGAAGAAGAGTTTTGTTATGGGCATCTTTGCTCTTAATCGGTGGGGTTGTTTTCGCCTTTTCCTCTGCCTTCTCACAAACGGTGGGGAAAGATACCGGACTTTTATCCATCGAGAGGATCTACGCTAGTAGGGAGTTCAGCGCCAAGTACTTCCGAGCAAGGTGGCTTGAGGATGGAAATGGGTATGTTGTTCTTGAGCCATCCAAGGAGATAAAGGGCGGAAGGGATATCGTTCGCTATGACGCCAAGACCGGAAAACGGGAGGTACTCGTTTCCGCATCGAAGCTGATACCTACAGGGGGATCGAAACCGTTAAGGATTGATGATTTTGCTTTTTCTCCCGATTTTAAGTATCTTCTTATCTATACCAATTCGAAGCGGGTCTGGCGTCGTAATACGAGGGGGGACTACTATGTACTCGATCTTAAGAACTGGGAGCTAAAAAAGCTCGGTGGTGATGCCAAACCCTCAACCCTTATGTTCGCCAAATTTTCGCCAGATAGCAAAAAGGTGGCCTATGTCCGGGAGCACAACATCTATGTTGAGGACCTTGAGGATCACAGGATAATCCAGCTTACAAAAGATGGCTCAGACACGATCATCAACGGTACCTTCGACTGGGTATACGAGGAGGAGTTCAGCTTAAGGGACGGTTTTCGCTGGAGTCCGGACAGCCGATTCATAGCCTATTGGCAACTTGATTCCTCGAAGGTAAAAATTTTCTATCTAATCAATTACACCGATTCCCTTTATCCTAAGTTGATTCCCATTCGCTATCCAAAGGCGGGAACCACTAACTCTGCCTGTCGGGTAGGGGTGATAAGCGCCTCCGGGGGGAAGACCGTATGGATGAAGGTGCCAGGTGACCCACGGAATCAGTATATCGCCCAAATGGACTGGGCAAAAAGCCCTAAGGAGATTATCTTTCAGGTGCTCAACCGGAAGCAGAATACCGATAGGGTTATGATCGGCGATGCGCTTACTGGTGAGGTGAGAACGATCCTTACTGAACGCGATAATGCCTGGGTGGAGGTGGTAGATAGGATTTATTGGCTTGATAAGGGGAAAAGGTTCATCTGGGTAAGCGAGAGAGATGGGTGGCGCCATCTTTATGTTGTCTCCCGGGATGGAAGAGATGTTAGTTGTATTACCCCCGGTCCTTACGATGTGATCAGCATTGCGAATGTCGATGAAAAGGATGGTTGGGTTTATTTCATCGCCTCTCCTGACGATCCTCTAAGGAGATATCTTTATCGGGTTCGGTTAGATGGGAAGGGAAAGCTTCAACGGATAACCCCAATGTCTCAAAGCGGGACCCATAGTTATCAGATTTCCAGAAACAGCAGGTGGGCGTTTCATACCTTCTCCAAGAAATTTATCCCTCCAACCGTTGACCTCATTGAACTCCCAAGTCATAAGGTTGTTCGTACCCTGGTGAGGAACGATAAGTTGAAGAAGAAGGTAGAGGCACTTAAACATCGCCCGATAGAGTTTTTCCGGGTGGATATCGGCAACGGCGTTGTTCTCGATGGCTATCAAATCAAACCTTATAACTTCGATCCCGGTAAGAAGTATCCGGTCCTGTTTTATGTCTATGGTGAGCCAGCGGGTCAAATCGTAAGGGATGCCTGGGGAGGAAGAACCGATCTCTGGCACCTGATGATCGCCCAAAGAGGTTATATTGTTATGGCGCTTGATAACCGAGGAACACCTTGCCCCCGGGGTCGTGAATGGCGGAAGTGCATTTATGGGAAGATCGGAGTTTTGAATTCCGCTGATCAGGCAGCAGCGGTGAGAAAAATCATCCGTAGATGGAGCTATGTGGATCCAGAGAGGATCGGCGTTTGGGGATGGAGTGGTGGTGGCTCGATGACACTAAACCTCCTTTTCCGCTATCCTGACCTTTATAAAACCGGGATGGCTGTTGCGCCGGTACCGGATATACGGCTATATGACACCATCTATCAAGAGCGGTACACCGGTTTGCCCAGCGAGAATAAGGAGGCATATATAAAAGGCTCTCCCATTACATTTGCCCATCAGCTGAAGGGGAACCTTTTGGTGGTTCACGGCACTGGCGATGATAATGTGCACTTTCAGGGCACCGCAAAGTTGATAAACGAGTTGATCAAGAATAATAAACAGTTTAGCGTGATGATCTATCCCAATCGGTCCCATGGAATCTTTGAGGGTAAGAACACTACCGTCCACCTGAGGACGCTTCTCCTCCGTTATCTACTGAAGCATCTTCCTCCAGGACCAAGGTGA
- a CDS encoding O-antigen ligase family protein, producing MLFILLPFLITIANSYNISSKRNLHTPIDLILFTLNSNNMLDKIFSERLSTYWKVGMEMIKDHPLFGVGVGSFIVHFKDYKNKIKYSQHPENAHNYFLQIGAELGLVGLVAFFYLIGMIFSYGFTALRFSSEAFWETTSLGILTGIFGFIVSCLAQHPLLLIEIQFIFWLFVYLIFLMGTPYRVKGEQYLCSFSKKLYLIIIFAIFASIPFRIVCLPKNKIIANHGFYSWEKWGGKVPFRWTKRVASERIEIKGRVLYLPILAYRPDISKNPVKLTIYFDGQKVDSITLNKNGWRIFSYPIANKNKRLIISFIIDRTWNPLKSGLTKTAVTSG from the coding sequence CTGCTTTTTATCCTTCTTCCCTTCCTAATAACGATCGCTAACTCGTACAATATCAGCTCTAAAAGAAACCTTCACACCCCAATTGATTTGATCCTTTTCACCCTAAATTCCAACAATATGTTAGATAAAATATTTAGTGAACGGCTAAGCACCTACTGGAAGGTGGGGATGGAAATGATAAAAGACCACCCACTTTTTGGGGTAGGGGTGGGCTCCTTCATCGTTCATTTTAAGGATTACAAGAACAAGATAAAGTATTCTCAGCACCCAGAAAATGCCCATAACTATTTCCTCCAGATCGGAGCAGAGTTGGGCTTGGTGGGCTTAGTGGCATTCTTCTACCTTATCGGGATGATATTCAGCTACGGGTTTACTGCTTTGAGGTTTTCCTCCGAGGCTTTTTGGGAAACCACCTCGTTAGGTATATTAACCGGTATATTTGGCTTTATTGTCAGCTGTTTAGCCCAACATCCCTTACTGTTGATAGAGATTCAATTCATCTTTTGGCTCTTTGTCTATTTGATCTTCCTAATGGGAACCCCCTACAGGGTAAAAGGGGAGCAATACCTTTGTTCTTTTTCAAAAAAGCTTTATTTAATCATTATATTTGCCATTTTCGCAAGTATTCCCTTTAGAATCGTTTGCCTCCCAAAAAATAAAATTATAGCCAACCACGGCTTTTATTCCTGGGAGAAATGGGGGGGTAAAGTCCCATTTCGATGGACCAAACGAGTTGCTTCAGAGAGAATAGAGATTAAGGGGAGGGTACTATATCTGCCAATATTGGCTTATCGGCCGGACATATCCAAAAACCCAGTAAAGCTAACTATATATTTTGACGGACAAAAGGTTGACAGCATCACTCTTAATAAGAATGGGTGGCGGATCTTTAGTTATCCAATTGCGAATAAGAATAAAAGGCTTATAATCTCTTTCATAATCGATAGGACCTGGAATCCACTAAAATCTGGTTTAACAAAGACAGCCGTAACCTCGGGATAG
- a CDS encoding DUF4388 domain-containing protein encodes MGKGVILVIHEDDNFVKKIKDSFPEEFEIYTASSSKEGYELSLKLIPDVVLSNTSSPEIDGWALIKQLKEENKTSHIPFIFLSEEKGISPRIKAFELGAYDYITKPFDLDELRARVEIALRRSKRVDTTPPPERKNISGKLGQMSLADILQILGMNRKTCTVTLEKGGVKGKIFFEHGKILHAYVGNIEGEKAVHLLLRWQDADFLIEDGITAIFDVTIGKDPQSLLLDGMTQSDEERRKKGEELLEDFLFPESGDNTEVIRALEKLEAMGLIKRVEG; translated from the coding sequence GTGGGGAAAGGGGTTATTCTTGTCATTCACGAAGATGATAACTTCGTAAAGAAGATTAAGGATAGCTTTCCTGAGGAATTTGAGATATATACGGCGAGTAGCAGTAAGGAGGGGTACGAGTTATCCTTAAAGCTTATCCCGGATGTTGTCCTTTCCAACACATCTTCACCAGAGATCGATGGTTGGGCTCTTATAAAACAGTTGAAGGAAGAGAACAAAACATCTCATATTCCTTTCATTTTTCTCTCTGAAGAGAAGGGGATCTCTCCCCGGATAAAGGCGTTTGAGCTTGGAGCTTATGATTACATAACCAAACCGTTTGACTTGGATGAGCTGAGGGCGAGAGTAGAAATAGCACTTAGGCGAAGTAAGCGGGTAGATACGACTCCTCCTCCAGAGAGAAAGAATATATCGGGAAAACTGGGGCAAATGAGCCTTGCTGATATCCTCCAGATCTTGGGGATGAACCGGAAAACTTGCACCGTAACTCTGGAGAAGGGTGGAGTGAAGGGGAAAATATTCTTTGAGCATGGGAAGATACTCCATGCTTATGTGGGGAATATCGAAGGAGAAAAGGCGGTTCATCTTCTCCTTCGGTGGCAGGATGCCGATTTTCTAATAGAGGATGGGATCACCGCTATCTTCGATGTCACCATAGGGAAAGACCCTCAATCTCTTCTTCTCGACGGGATGACCCAATCAGATGAAGAAAGGAGGAAAAAGGGGGAGGAGCTATTGGAGGACTTTCTCTTTCCTGAAAGTGGAGATAACACTGAGGTCATAAGGGCTCTTGAGAAGTTGGAAGCTATGGGATTGATAAAGAGAGTGGAGGGATAA
- a CDS encoding GAF domain-containing protein — MEEEKIKVAIIGGDYPGLELMALIKKLPSPSFEVAAVIDPNEDALLFHLADYGYQFADPPEAIFSSDLRTLEKIEGLSLIIDTTGNKDIHQALYNLDLHQVKILNRESGNFLIRMKLSAGEPNEEGEVDLAKRRIFIFQNFIGAANSINLAEHQDEFYELFLTTAMEATQADTGSVMLLNRSREYLYLVVARGLSPDYINALGRFPRIGEGIAGRVAQIGEPLLLSGRFEDLRFARVEEKNGIKSSICVPIKVGGNNVLGVLNVGNKRSTSAFSREDLVFLSQFSNLAAKYIMEIATHQELKITQLEQQLTKAVGKIVSLSLPLKDKLQKAILEIANVLNLESLNLYLKESPADELTLRASTDITPSLFGILKLRELKGAIGKVVKTKRPLLLKEQSSYLIFDEDKKEGDRDMGEAYQFILPLLHKDKLLGVMSILFSERIDRSDYRLSLCQRLSNTLADTIHNQLETESQREAAVRLTTANEAGMSLVSIIDREKLAFTIAVSAVQLVNAEFVILRIYNKKENKLPISSFYHRGGDRLSDEIRRYDGELCLATFQSQSVETEASIPSKVEAIKSAIAFPLIVEEEILGVLSAYNRQDEESFSPIPFTENDRIVLDKFAFYAAMSLRNLRDFEERKQFSSVNELTGMYTKKILEARLLEEVKRADRTQGKFSLLMFKIANLNSLEVNIGISKTQLIKLVAYEIERHFRKSDILFHLEDDVFAVLLPEIGMQVEEALERFRSYLSRRNLRIRGLSEPLTLLAGYSSYPVNAFSPEELLEQASQYKEKLSFGGGEGRVKGISPFTQFEEESSAGA, encoded by the coding sequence ATGGAGGAGGAAAAGATAAAGGTAGCCATAATCGGGGGGGATTATCCGGGTCTTGAGCTGATGGCATTAATCAAGAAACTTCCTTCTCCCTCATTTGAGGTAGCTGCGGTGATTGACCCTAACGAAGACGCTCTCCTTTTCCACCTCGCGGATTATGGTTATCAGTTTGCCGACCCTCCCGAAGCTATCTTCTCTTCTGATTTAAGGACTTTAGAGAAGATAGAGGGGCTTTCTCTAATTATCGACACCACGGGGAATAAGGATATCCATCAGGCTCTTTATAATTTAGATCTTCACCAGGTAAAGATCTTAAACCGAGAAAGTGGCAATTTTCTTATCCGAATGAAGCTTTCCGCAGGGGAACCCAATGAAGAAGGGGAGGTTGACTTAGCCAAAAGGCGGATATTTATCTTCCAGAACTTCATTGGAGCTGCGAACTCGATCAATCTGGCGGAACATCAAGATGAGTTCTACGAACTCTTTCTCACCACTGCGATGGAGGCTACCCAGGCTGATACAGGTTCGGTGATGCTCCTTAATCGGAGCAGGGAGTATCTTTATTTAGTGGTAGCGAGAGGACTATCTCCAGATTATATAAATGCTCTCGGTCGTTTCCCTAGAATAGGGGAGGGGATCGCAGGGCGGGTCGCTCAGATTGGGGAACCACTACTCCTTTCCGGGAGGTTTGAGGATCTCCGCTTTGCCCGAGTAGAAGAGAAGAACGGGATAAAGTCCTCCATTTGCGTGCCCATAAAGGTGGGTGGTAATAATGTGCTGGGCGTCCTCAATGTGGGGAACAAAAGATCGACCTCCGCTTTCAGTCGGGAGGACCTGGTTTTTCTCTCCCAATTCTCCAACTTAGCGGCAAAATATATTATGGAGATCGCCACCCATCAGGAACTCAAGATCACCCAGCTCGAGCAACAGTTGACCAAAGCAGTAGGAAAGATAGTGAGCCTCTCCCTTCCCTTAAAGGATAAGCTTCAGAAAGCGATCCTTGAGATAGCCAATGTCCTTAATCTGGAATCCTTAAACCTCTACTTGAAGGAATCTCCAGCTGATGAGCTCACCCTTCGCGCCTCCACCGATATCACCCCTTCCTTATTTGGCATTCTCAAACTTAGGGAGTTAAAAGGCGCCATTGGAAAGGTAGTAAAGACAAAAAGGCCCCTTTTGCTAAAGGAACAGTCGAGTTATTTGATCTTCGATGAAGATAAGAAAGAAGGTGATAGGGATATGGGTGAGGCGTATCAGTTCATCCTTCCCCTTCTCCATAAGGATAAACTTCTCGGCGTGATGAGCATCCTTTTCTCCGAAAGGATCGATCGCTCAGATTATCGGCTTTCCCTTTGTCAGCGTCTCTCTAATACCCTTGCTGATACCATTCATAATCAGCTGGAGACGGAGAGCCAACGGGAGGCGGCGGTACGCCTTACCACTGCCAACGAAGCGGGAATGTCCCTCGTCTCCATAATAGACCGAGAGAAGCTCGCCTTTACCATAGCCGTTTCCGCAGTTCAACTTGTTAACGCCGAATTCGTCATCCTCAGAATCTACAACAAAAAGGAGAACAAACTTCCCATCTCCTCCTTTTATCATCGAGGAGGGGATAGGCTCTCGGATGAGATAAGGCGTTACGACGGGGAGCTTTGCTTAGCCACCTTCCAAAGCCAATCGGTGGAGACAGAAGCGTCAATCCCTTCTAAGGTAGAGGCGATAAAATCGGCGATAGCCTTCCCCTTAATTGTGGAGGAAGAGATATTAGGGGTACTTTCCGCCTATAACCGCCAGGACGAAGAATCCTTCTCGCCCATTCCTTTTACTGAGAACGATCGGATTGTACTGGATAAGTTCGCCTTCTATGCTGCGATGTCCTTGAGGAACCTGCGTGATTTTGAGGAGCGAAAGCAGTTCTCCTCTGTCAATGAGCTCACTGGGATGTACACCAAGAAGATCCTAGAAGCTCGTCTCCTGGAAGAGGTGAAGAGAGCAGATCGAACACAGGGCAAATTTAGTCTACTGATGTTTAAAATCGCCAACCTTAACTCCCTTGAGGTAAATATAGGGATCTCTAAAACTCAGCTCATTAAGTTGGTTGCTTACGAGATCGAACGCCACTTCAGAAAAAGCGATATCCTTTTCCATTTAGAGGACGATGTCTTTGCTGTCCTTCTTCCCGAAATTGGGATGCAAGTTGAGGAGGCACTGGAACGGTTCCGCTCCTATCTATCGAGAAGGAACCTCCGAATTAGAGGGTTAAGTGAACCGTTAACCCTACTTGCCGGCTACAGCTCCTATCCAGTTAACGCCTTTTCCCCCGAAGAATTACTTGAACAAGCCTCTCAATATAAGGAAAAGTTGTCCTTCGGCGGAGGAGAAGGTAGGGTTAAAGGGATTTCTCCCTTCACCCAATTTGAGGAAGAGAGCTCAGCTGGCGCCTGA